From the genome of Vicia villosa cultivar HV-30 ecotype Madison, WI linkage group LG2, Vvil1.0, whole genome shotgun sequence, one region includes:
- the LOC131650832 gene encoding uncharacterized protein LOC131650832 produces MAVYHGLNLAMYNGCTDICCYSDSKTVIDLISKPVNNLHSHASIIAYIKELANLDWKVTFSHTLREGNESADFLAKLGSSNDIKMKIWNSPPEGIETLLLSDSRRTLHPRP; encoded by the coding sequence ATGGCTGTTTATCATGGCCTGAATCTTGCTATGTACAATGGTTGCACCGATATCTGTTGTTATTCGGATTCCAAAACTGTTATAGATCTCATTTCTAAGCCTGTCAATAACCTTCATTCTCATGCTTCAATAATAGCCTATATTAAAGAATTGGCGAATTTGGATTGGAAGGTGACTTTTTCTCATACTCTTAGAGAGGGGAACGAGAGTGCTGATTTTCTAGCAAAATTGGGTTCAAGTAATGAcatcaaaatgaagatttggaACTCCCCTCCTGAGGGTATCGAGACCTTACTTCTATCTGATTCTAGGAGGACGCTACATCCTCGGCCTTAA
- the LOC131650833 gene encoding alpha-ketoglutarate-dependent dioxygenase abh1-like gives MSMWDSNSHEKETKHFDICTPKQSAGRVLLKSSLFARNREKRKEMKQSDKEIVLLRPGMVHLKGYISLTDQVKIVKVCRELGLGDGGFYQPGYKDGTKLHLKMMCLGKNWDPQTRQYGCQRLSDGSVSPKIPDEFLTLVHSVIKDSHSLIEPASSKPLPVISPDICIVNFYEKNGRLGLHQYKDESDERMPVVSFSIGDPAEFLYGDERDVDKAKKVVLESGDILIFGGKARNVFHGISAIKPDTAPSRLLEETNLCKPGRLELSFIKLVSGLGQGSPFSHGLLTPPPPPLFPQIATRWISWHPSREDCFVLNVDGSCLGDSGRAGAGGLIRKGDGSWVIGFSCFLGIADNNYA, from the exons ATGAGTATGTGGGACAGTAATTCACATGAAAAGGAAACAAAGCATTTTGATATTTGCACCCCCAAACAAAGTGCAGGTCGTGTTCTTTTGAAATCATCTTTGTTTGCAAGGAACAGAGAAAAAAGGAAGGAAATGAAACAAAGTGACAAAGAAATTGTGCTGTTAAGACCTGGAATGGTTCATTTGAAAGGTTACATTTCTTTAACCGATCAAGTTAAGATAGTGAAAGTATGTAGGGAGTTAGGGTTAGGTGATGGAGGGTTTTACCAACCTGGTTATAAGGATGGGACTAAGTTGCATTTGAAAATGATGTGTCTTGGTAAAAATTGGGATCCTCAAACAAGGCAGTATGGATGTCAGCGGCTGTCAGACGGGTCTGTTTCGCCAAAAATTCCTGATGAATTCTTGACCTTGGTTCACTCTGTAATCAAAGATTCACATTCGCTCATCGAACCCGCTAGCTCCAAACCGCTTCCCGTGATCTCACCCGACATTTGTATTGTCAATTTTTACGAAAAAAATGGTCGACTTGGTCTTCATCAG TACAAGGATGAAAGTGATGAGAGAATGCCAGTGGTGTCATTCTCTATTGGAGACCCAGCAGAGTTTTTGTATGGTGATGAAAGGGATGTCGACAAGGCAAAGAAAGTCGTTTTGGAATCTGGGGATATTTTGATATTTGGTGGCAAAGCTAGAAATGTCTTTCATGGCATTAGTGCTATTAAGCCAGACACTGCCCCTAGCAGGTTGCTTGAAGAAACTAATCTCTGTAAACCTGGCCGATTGGAACTATCTTTTATAAAGCTCGTTTCTGGTCTTGGTCAAGGATCTCCATTCAGCCACGGTCTTCTcactccaccaccaccaccactcttcccACAG ATTGCTACAAGGTGGATTTCTTGGCACCCTTCTAGGGAGGATTGTTTTGTCCTTAACGTGGATGGGAGCTGCCTTGGTGATTCGGGGCGTGCTGGTGCTGGAGGCCTAATTAGAAAAGGTGATGGTAGTTGGGTGATTGGTTTCAGTTGCTTCCTTGGGATAGCCGATAACAACTATGCATAA
- the LOC131647633 gene encoding uncharacterized protein LOC131647633, with protein sequence MANPPSPSQNSTHGRHRTDPTNKNPLSTSSPIPSPVGVVEKKQSMEKDDCGFDICTPKQSEGKQSGRPVALKPSLFAKNREKRKEMKQSSKEIVVLRPGMVHLKGYISKTDQVKIVKKCRELGLGDGGFYQPGYEDGTKLHLKMMCLGKNWDPQTSKYVDQRPSDGSIPPKIPNEFLTLVHSALEASRSVTKLSNSKHISTFSPDICIVNFYSQNGRLGLHQDKDESEPSISAGLPVVSFSIGNSAEFLYGDERDVDKANKVVLESGDVLIFGGEARNVFHGVSAIKPDTAPSSLVEETNLRKPGRLNLTFRQY encoded by the exons ATGGCAAATCCACCTTCGCCATCGCAAAACTCCACTCATGGTCGTCATCGAACTGATCCAACTAACAAAAATCCTCTCTCTACATCATCACCGATTCCCTCGCCG GTTGGTGTTGTTGAAAAGAAGCAATCCATGGAGAAAGATGATTGTGGTTTTGATATTTGCACCCCCAAACAAAGTGAGGGTAAACAAAGTGGACGTCCTGTTGCTTTGAAACCATCTTTGTTTGCAAAGAACAGAGAAAAAAGGAAGGAAATGAAACAAAGTAGCAAAGAAATTGTGGTGTTAAGACCTGGAATGGTTCATTTGAAAGGTTACATTTCCAAAACTGATCAAGTTAAGATAGTGAAAAAATGTAGGGAATTAGGGTTAGGTGATGGTGGCTTTTACCAACCTGGTTATGAAGATGGGACTAAGTTGCATTTGAAAATGATGTGTCTTGGTAAAAATTGGGATCCTCAAACAAGTAAATATGTAGATCAACGACCCTCGGACGGGTCTATTCCGCCAAAAATTCCTAATGAATTCCTGACCTTGGTTCACTCTGCATTAGAAGCTTCACGTTCTGTCACTAAACTCTCTAACTCCAAACATATTTCCACATTCTCGCCTGATATCTGTATTGTCAATTTTTACTCTCAAAATGGACGACTTGGTCTTCATCAG GACAAGGATGAAAGTGAACCGAGTATTTCTGCAGGGTTGCCCGTGGTGTCATTCTCTATTGGAAACTCTGCAGAGTTTTTGTATGGTGATGAAAGGGATGTTGACAAGGCAAATAAAGTTGTTTTGGAGTCTGGGGATGTTTTGATCTTTGGTGGCGAAGCTAGAAATGTCTTTCACGGCGTTAGTGCTATTAAGCCAGACACTGCCCCTAGCAGCTTGGTTGAAGAAACTAATCTCCGGAAACCTGGCCGATTGAATCTTACTTTCAGGCAGTATTAA